GCCGCTGGTGATTACCCAGAACGGCGAAGCCAAGGCGGTAATTCAGGATATCGCCTCGTATGAGCAGACGCGCGAGACGCTGGCCTTGTTGAAGATTCTTGCGCTCGGCAATCAGGAGGTCGAGGCTGGACGTGTGACACCTGCGACAGAGGTGATTTCGCGCCTGCGTGCCAAACGAGTTATCCGCTGATGCGCTACAAGGTGCTGCTGACTGCGGGGGCAGAGC
The sequence above is drawn from the Pseudolysobacter antarcticus genome and encodes:
- a CDS encoding type II toxin-antitoxin system Phd/YefM family antitoxin — protein: MRYSSQVKPISYLKANAAEVLLDLAERREPLVITQNGEAKAVIQDIASYEQTRETLALLKILALGNQEVEAGRVTPATEVISRLRAKRVIR